A DNA window from Bradyrhizobium sp. CCBAU 53421 contains the following coding sequences:
- a CDS encoding GIY-YIG nuclease family protein, whose translation MGARSYYVYILASRTGGTLYIGVTNDLIRRVGEHKLKLIDSFTEKYDVVKLVYFEQFDDPENAIRREKRLKKWPRAWKISLIEKDNPDWIDLYPEIAGGGG comes from the coding sequence TTGGGAGCACGCAGCTACTACGTCTACATCCTCGCCAGTCGCACCGGCGGCACGCTCTACATCGGTGTGACAAATGACCTCATTCGTCGTGTCGGCGAACACAAGCTGAAACTCATCGACAGTTTCACTGAGAAATATGATGTCGTGAAGCTGGTCTATTTCGAACAGTTCGATGATCCCGAGAACGCGATCAGGCGCGAGAAGCGGCTGAAGAAATGGCCCCGCGCGTGGAAAATCTCCCTAATCGAGAAAGACAATCCGGACTGGATCGATCTTTACCCGGAGATTGCGGGTGGCGGCGGATAG